The Acidianus infernus genome window below encodes:
- a CDS encoding SDR family oxidoreductase: MKRALITASTEGIGKGIAKALAKQSFSLVITSRSEEKVKKTVEELRAINPSIWGKTSDMTNLKSLEELVSFSIDKLGGIDLLVVNTGNPSKEPSLFEETTDEDWEYSVKLYLLSAVKLTKLVLPKMKEQRFGRIIYLSSWTVKEPQDIFVLADVSRAPLIQLAKILSKDYGKYNITFNVILMGSFNTPGARRGIERLAKARKKSFEEVWKEEVLDRIPLGRIGDPEKDLGKLILFLYDSDYITGTSILIDGGNTRAV, translated from the coding sequence ATGAAGAGGGCACTAATAACAGCCTCAACTGAAGGCATTGGAAAAGGAATTGCTAAAGCTTTAGCAAAACAAAGTTTCTCACTAGTTATAACTTCCAGATCTGAGGAAAAAGTAAAGAAGACTGTTGAAGAACTAAGAGCTATTAATCCTTCAATTTGGGGAAAAACCTCAGATATGACAAACCTAAAAAGTTTAGAAGAGTTAGTATCTTTTTCCATTGATAAGTTGGGCGGAATAGATCTCCTTGTTGTAAACACAGGAAATCCCAGCAAAGAGCCGTCACTCTTTGAAGAAACTACAGACGAAGACTGGGAATATTCAGTAAAATTATATCTATTAAGCGCAGTAAAACTAACTAAATTAGTCCTACCTAAAATGAAGGAACAACGCTTCGGTAGAATAATCTATTTATCATCATGGACTGTAAAGGAACCACAAGATATATTCGTTTTAGCCGACGTTTCAAGGGCTCCACTAATACAATTAGCTAAAATTCTCTCAAAGGATTATGGTAAGTATAATATTACCTTCAACGTCATTTTGATGGGCAGTTTTAACACTCCTGGAGCTAGGAGAGGAATTGAGAGATTAGCAAAAGCTAGGAAGAAATCTTTCGAAGAAGTATGGAAAGAGGAAGTACTCGACAGAATACCCTTAGGAAGGATAGGAGATCCGGAGAAAGATTTAGGAAAACTAATCCTTTTCCTTTATGACTCCGATTACATAACTGGCACTTCAATATTAATAGACGGCGGAAATACTAGGGCAGTATAA
- a CDS encoding DUF4898 domain-containing protein: protein MAYTVETLIENCGKIKKVPPSLVSNYEKFLNFFLPKNLQTLTILLPYEMMDESEKIREAVMKTRPSCIVKILVDKDSKEIVFCL, encoded by the coding sequence ATGGCTTATACGGTGGAAACATTAATAGAGAACTGCGGTAAAATAAAGAAAGTTCCGCCATCGCTTGTTAGCAATTATGAGAAATTTCTAAACTTCTTTCTCCCAAAGAATTTACAAACACTAACTATTCTTCTTCCTTATGAAATGATGGACGAATCTGAGAAAATAAGAGAAGCAGTAATGAAAACAAGACCCTCATGTATAGTGAAAATCCTAGTTGATAAGGATTCAAAGGAAATTGTATTCTGTTTATGA
- the lysS gene encoding homocitrate synthase codes for MRFLKVGILDSTLREGEQTPGVVFTTEQRVEIAKALSELGVSMIEAGHPAVSPDIYEGIKRIVKLKKEGEITPEIVGHSRAVKKDIEIAAELEVDRIAIFYGISDIHLKAKTGKTREEALSIIAEAVSYAKEHGAKVRFTAEDATRADLEYLTQVIKTARDAGADRIGIADTVGILYPSKTRELFSYLSKIPGVEYDIHAHNDLGLAVANSLAAVEGGATIIHATVNGLGERVGITPLQVIAAALKYHFNVEVVKLELLPKISSLVEKYSGIPTPPNFPITGDYAFLHKAGIHVQGILNDPRTYEFMPPETFGRNRDYVIDKYTGKHALKDRFERLGVSLSEEELEQVLAKIKSNPNVRFYRDVDLLEIAEEVTGRILKPRPPEKVEALISIKCDSNVYTTAVTRKISVIPGVKEVMEISGDYDILAKIEAKDPTELNNIIESIRSVKGVSSTLTSLVLKKM; via the coding sequence GTGCGATTTTTGAAAGTAGGAATTTTGGACTCAACGCTAAGAGAAGGAGAACAAACACCAGGAGTAGTATTTACAACAGAGCAAAGAGTAGAAATAGCAAAGGCGCTCTCAGAACTAGGAGTATCAATGATAGAAGCAGGACACCCTGCAGTTTCACCAGACATTTACGAAGGAATAAAAAGGATAGTAAAATTAAAGAAAGAAGGGGAAATAACTCCGGAAATAGTAGGTCACAGTAGGGCAGTTAAAAAGGACATTGAAATAGCAGCTGAATTAGAAGTTGATAGGATAGCAATATTTTACGGAATAAGCGACATTCATTTAAAGGCTAAAACAGGAAAAACCAGGGAAGAAGCATTAAGCATAATAGCCGAGGCAGTGTCTTATGCAAAAGAACACGGAGCAAAAGTAAGGTTTACTGCAGAAGACGCAACCAGAGCAGACTTAGAATATTTAACTCAAGTTATAAAAACTGCTAGAGACGCGGGAGCAGACAGGATAGGCATAGCGGACACTGTAGGAATCCTTTATCCTTCAAAGACTAGGGAATTGTTTTCATACTTATCAAAAATCCCGGGAGTTGAATACGATATTCACGCTCACAACGATTTAGGTTTAGCAGTAGCAAACTCATTAGCCGCAGTAGAAGGAGGAGCAACAATAATCCATGCAACAGTTAACGGCTTAGGAGAAAGAGTAGGAATAACACCATTACAAGTAATAGCAGCAGCACTAAAATACCACTTTAACGTCGAAGTTGTAAAGCTTGAATTATTACCTAAAATATCGAGCCTTGTGGAAAAATATAGCGGAATCCCTACACCTCCAAACTTCCCAATAACTGGAGATTACGCATTCTTACACAAAGCGGGAATTCACGTCCAAGGAATATTAAACGACCCAAGAACTTACGAATTCATGCCGCCAGAAACTTTCGGAAGAAATAGGGATTACGTTATTGATAAATACACAGGAAAACACGCTTTAAAAGACAGATTCGAAAGATTAGGAGTTTCATTATCTGAAGAAGAACTAGAACAAGTTCTAGCAAAAATAAAATCAAACCCTAACGTAAGGTTTTACAGAGACGTTGACTTATTGGAAATTGCTGAAGAAGTTACTGGAAGAATATTAAAACCAAGACCGCCAGAAAAAGTTGAGGCATTAATATCAATAAAATGCGACTCAAACGTTTACACTACAGCAGTTACTAGGAAAATATCAGTAATACCCGGCGTAAAGGAGGTAATGGAAATATCGGGGGATTACGACATTTTAGCCAAAATAGAGGCAAAGGATCCAACAGAGTTAAATAATATAATAGAGAGCATAAGGTCAGTAAAAGGGGTGTCGTCAACACTAACATCACTAGTTCTAAAGAAAATGTAA
- a CDS encoding glycosyltransferase, with protein MVEYTLYHHSFEVLGGSERVAIAVLSTLKSMGFKVKLVTLYIDVEKVKKWDKNFVVPDEIVVKKFPIKFGLYKALFTSILTRPGNTFSTIGDITNADYSYIHFPWSLTDNLKIINAEDNEPYIKNMKMRAYFLPYKYFHRLFFSKSKSKLLANSTWTGKILELSGYSYEVLYPPVEVGEYLKIKGNRDPKLVLSISRIAPEKNLENLFSVAKVLKDFTFVLLGSSGRSKKYLEEVKSISGKLGNVKIVEDFTHDDIINYLSKAKVYFHPKVNEHFGISIVEAMSAGLIPVVHKSGGAWLDIVKEGKYGFGYSNVEEAANAIIEASKYENDFRDVTLNFSFDKFKERLSKILTR; from the coding sequence GTGGTCGAATATACTTTATATCACCATAGTTTTGAGGTACTAGGAGGTAGCGAGAGAGTTGCAATTGCTGTTTTAAGTACCTTGAAGTCCATGGGATTTAAGGTTAAGTTAGTTACACTCTACATAGATGTAGAGAAGGTAAAAAAATGGGATAAAAATTTCGTAGTGCCAGATGAAATCGTCGTGAAGAAATTTCCTATAAAATTTGGCCTTTATAAGGCCCTTTTTACCAGCATACTAACGAGACCAGGAAATACTTTTAGTACTATAGGAGATATAACTAATGCGGATTATAGTTATATTCACTTCCCTTGGTCTTTAACTGATAACTTGAAGATAATTAACGCTGAAGATAACGAGCCTTATATTAAAAATATGAAAATGAGGGCTTATTTCTTGCCTTATAAATATTTCCACAGACTTTTCTTTTCTAAAAGTAAGAGTAAATTACTAGCAAATTCTACTTGGACTGGGAAAATTTTGGAACTTTCTGGATATTCTTACGAGGTACTTTATCCGCCAGTTGAAGTTGGGGAATATTTGAAAATTAAGGGAAATAGAGATCCAAAGCTTGTTTTAAGCATTTCTAGAATTGCTCCAGAGAAGAACCTTGAGAACTTGTTTTCCGTAGCTAAAGTTCTTAAGGATTTTACTTTTGTTTTATTAGGCTCTTCGGGTAGAAGTAAGAAATACCTTGAAGAAGTTAAGAGCATTTCAGGAAAGTTAGGCAATGTAAAAATTGTAGAAGATTTTACTCACGACGATATAATTAATTATTTGAGTAAAGCAAAGGTTTACTTTCATCCTAAAGTTAACGAGCATTTTGGAATAAGTATCGTTGAAGCAATGTCTGCGGGACTAATTCCAGTAGTCCATAAAAGTGGTGGTGCTTGGCTAGATATTGTAAAAGAAGGTAAGTACGGTTTTGGGTACTCTAACGTGGAAGAGGCTGCAAATGCTATAATTGAAGCCTCTAAGTATGAAAACGATTTTAGGGATGTGACTTTAAATTTCTCTTTTGATAAATTTAAGGAAAGATTATCAAAAATTTTAACTAGGTGA
- a CDS encoding chromatin protein Cren7: MSSKKAIKVKTPSGKEVELAPEKAWSLAPKGRKGVKIGLFKDPETGKYFRRKLPDDYQI, translated from the coding sequence ATGAGCTCTAAAAAGGCAATAAAAGTAAAAACTCCATCTGGAAAAGAAGTAGAGTTAGCTCCAGAAAAAGCCTGGTCATTAGCACCAAAGGGAAGGAAAGGAGTAAAAATAGGATTATTTAAAGACCCAGAAACCGGAAAGTACTTCAGAAGGAAATTACCAGACGACTACCAAATCTAA
- a CDS encoding type II toxin-antitoxin system VapC family toxin, which produces MHKTTYFIDSNVFVYAKIGDKKYGKCSQEIIKAIYKGKIEAIIDTVVLLEVANALRKLKVKDVEEEILAILSLPIQVVEVTKEDIIQAVKEDDLSPYDALHYVISKKSSAKIITADQDFKERIDPCSFSL; this is translated from the coding sequence ATGCACAAGACTACATACTTCATAGATAGCAACGTTTTCGTTTACGCGAAAATAGGAGACAAAAAATACGGAAAATGCTCCCAAGAGATAATAAAGGCGATTTATAAAGGAAAGATAGAGGCAATAATTGATACCGTAGTTCTCCTAGAAGTAGCCAACGCATTAAGAAAGCTTAAGGTAAAAGACGTGGAAGAAGAAATTCTTGCAATCCTTTCATTACCAATACAAGTAGTGGAAGTGACGAAAGAAGATATTATACAAGCAGTCAAAGAAGACGACCTGTCCCCTTATGACGCACTCCATTACGTAATTTCCAAAAAGTCCTCAGCAAAAATCATCACCGCAGACCAAGACTTCAAAGAAAGAATAGACCCTTGTTCTTTCTCTTTATAA
- the pyrH gene encoding UMP kinase yields the protein MKLILKLSGKIFDEEDPQKLLTLKEVVKELVNEGNRVGIVTGGGSTARKYISLARRMGSNEAYLDLLGIWASRLNAYLVVFSLNDLAYMKVPESLEDFIQAWSYGKVVVTGGFQPGQSTAAVSALVAEASNADLLIIATNVDGVYDRDPRIYKDARLLTKINTEKLKEILERTQSVKAGTYELLDPMAIKIVERSKIKVIVMNYNKLGKLKDIIAGKEISTLVEPE from the coding sequence ATGAAACTCATCTTAAAATTAAGTGGAAAAATATTTGATGAAGAAGACCCACAAAAACTTCTCACATTGAAGGAAGTAGTAAAAGAACTAGTAAATGAAGGAAATAGAGTAGGAATAGTAACCGGAGGAGGAAGTACAGCAAGGAAGTATATATCCTTAGCTAGAAGGATGGGTTCAAACGAAGCTTACCTAGATTTATTGGGCATATGGGCTTCAAGGTTAAACGCTTACTTAGTTGTTTTCTCTTTAAACGACTTGGCATACATGAAAGTTCCAGAAAGCCTTGAGGACTTTATCCAGGCTTGGTCTTACGGAAAAGTAGTAGTAACCGGAGGTTTCCAGCCAGGGCAGTCAACTGCTGCAGTTTCAGCTTTAGTAGCAGAAGCTTCCAACGCTGACTTATTAATAATAGCAACGAACGTTGACGGAGTTTACGATAGAGACCCTAGAATATATAAAGACGCGAGGCTATTGACAAAAATTAACACAGAAAAGTTAAAGGAAATTTTAGAAAGAACGCAATCAGTAAAAGCTGGTACTTACGAATTACTAGACCCGATGGCAATAAAAATAGTTGAAAGATCCAAGATTAAGGTTATAGTCATGAACTACAATAAGCTAGGAAAACTAAAAGATATAATAGCCGGGAAAGAAATTTCAACCTTAGTGGAGCCAGAATAA
- a CDS encoding AbrB/MazE/SpoVT family DNA-binding domain-containing protein, producing the protein MPKITEKYQVTIPKEVREKIGLKPGEEVEVIPLNDNEILVKRKVEKIKNPLQILLAKEGEKEIPPEKIDELAEE; encoded by the coding sequence ATGCCAAAAATAACTGAAAAATACCAAGTAACGATACCGAAGGAAGTAAGAGAAAAGATAGGACTAAAACCAGGAGAAGAAGTAGAAGTAATTCCACTAAACGATAATGAAATCCTAGTAAAGAGGAAAGTCGAGAAAATAAAAAATCCACTACAAATACTCCTAGCGAAAGAGGGAGAGAAAGAAATTCCGCCGGAAAAAATAGACGAACTAGCTGAAGAATAA